One Neisseria sp. Marseille-Q5346 genomic region harbors:
- the miaB gene encoding tRNA (N6-isopentenyl adenosine(37)-C2)-methylthiotransferase MiaB — MKKVFIRTFGCQMNEYDSEKMLSVLAEEHGGIEQVTQPDDADIILFNTCSVREKAQEKVFSDLGRVRPLKEKNPDLIIGVAGCVASQEGENIVKRAPYVDVVFGPQTLHRLPKLIVDKETTGLSQIDISFPEIEKFDHLPPARVEGGSAFISIMEGCSKYCSYCVVPYTRGEEFSRPLNDVLTEIAGLAQQGVKEINLLGQNVNAYRGEMENGEICDFATLLRIVHEIPGIERLRFTTSHPREFTDAIIECYRDLPKLVSHLHLPIQSGSDRVLSAMKRGYTALEYKSIIRKLRAIRPDLCLSSDFIVGFPGETEREFEQTLKLVKDIAFDLSFVFIYSPRPGTPAANLHDDTPHEEKVRRLEALNEVIEAETARINQTMVGTVQRCLVEGISKKDPDQLQARTANNRVVNFTGTPDMINQMIDLEITEAYTFSLKGKPV, encoded by the coding sequence ATGAAAAAAGTATTTATCCGCACCTTCGGGTGCCAAATGAACGAGTACGACAGCGAAAAAATGCTGTCCGTCCTCGCCGAAGAACACGGCGGCATCGAGCAGGTTACCCAACCTGACGACGCCGACATCATCTTGTTCAACACCTGCTCCGTGCGTGAAAAAGCGCAAGAGAAAGTCTTCTCCGACTTGGGACGCGTACGCCCGCTCAAAGAAAAAAATCCCGACCTCATCATCGGCGTTGCCGGCTGCGTTGCCTCTCAAGAAGGCGAAAACATCGTCAAACGCGCTCCGTATGTGGACGTAGTTTTCGGCCCGCAAACGCTGCACCGCCTGCCCAAACTCATCGTCGACAAAGAAACCACCGGTCTCTCGCAAATCGATATTTCCTTCCCCGAAATCGAGAAATTCGACCACCTGCCGCCTGCACGCGTAGAAGGCGGTTCGGCGTTCATTTCCATCATGGAAGGCTGTTCCAAATACTGCTCTTACTGCGTCGTCCCTTACACCCGCGGCGAAGAATTCTCCCGCCCGCTCAATGATGTATTGACCGAGATTGCCGGTTTGGCGCAACAAGGCGTTAAAGAAATCAACCTCTTAGGCCAAAACGTCAATGCCTATCGCGGCGAAATGGAAAACGGCGAAATCTGCGACTTTGCCACTTTGTTGCGCATTGTCCACGAAATCCCCGGCATCGAACGCCTGCGCTTTACCACCAGCCATCCGCGCGAATTTACCGACGCAATTATCGAGTGCTACCGCGACCTGCCGAAGCTGGTTTCCCACCTGCACCTGCCGATTCAAAGCGGTTCCGACCGCGTATTGAGCGCGATGAAACGCGGCTACACCGCCTTGGAATACAAATCCATCATCCGTAAACTGCGCGCCATCCGTCCTGATTTGTGCCTCAGCTCCGACTTTATCGTCGGCTTCCCGGGCGAGACCGAGCGCGAGTTCGAGCAAACCTTGAAACTGGTCAAAGACATCGCCTTCGACTTGAGCTTCGTCTTTATTTACAGTCCGCGCCCTGGCACGCCTGCCGCCAACCTGCACGACGACACGCCGCATGAAGAAAAAGTGCGCCGCCTCGAAGCTTTGAACGAAGTTATCGAGGCCGAAACCGCACGCATCAACCAAACCATGGTCGGCACGGTTCAACGCTGCTTGGTTGAAGGTATCTCCAAAAAAGACCCCGACCAACTGCAAGCCCGTACCGCCAACAACCGCGTGGTCAACTTTACCGGCACACCCGATATGATCAACCAAATGATCGATTTGGAAATCACCGAAGCCTACACTTTCTCCCTGAAAGGCAAACCGGTATAA
- a CDS encoding NCS2 family permease: MSSSNQSVLERLFNLSANQTNVRTEIMAGLTTFLAMCYIIIVNPLILGETGMDMGAVFVATCIASAIGCFVMGFVGNYPIALAPGMGLNAYFTFAVVKGMGVDWRVALGAVFISGIIFILFSFFKVREMLVNALPMGLKMSIAAGIGLFLALIALKGAGVIVANPATLVGLGDIHQPTALLAMAGFVMVVALGHFRVKGSIIITILTLTAISTILGLSEFKGVVGEVPSITPTFMQMDFKGLFTVSMVSVIFVFFLVDLFDSTGTLVGVSHRAGLLQDGKLPRLKRALLADSTAIIAGAALGTSSTTPYVESAAGVSAGGRTGLTAVTVGVLMLACLIFSPLVQSIPAFATAPALLYVGAQMLRSAREIDWDDMTEAAPAFLTIVFMPFTYSIADGIAFGFISYALIKLLCNRTQDVPPMVWIVAVLWALKFWFLG, translated from the coding sequence ATGAGTTCTTCAAATCAAAGCGTTTTGGAACGATTGTTCAACCTGAGTGCCAATCAGACCAACGTCCGCACTGAAATCATGGCCGGTTTGACCACCTTCCTCGCTATGTGCTACATCATCATCGTCAATCCCCTGATTTTGGGCGAAACCGGCATGGATATGGGCGCAGTATTTGTGGCCACCTGTATCGCCTCCGCCATCGGCTGTTTCGTGATGGGCTTTGTCGGCAACTACCCGATTGCCCTCGCTCCGGGCATGGGTTTGAACGCCTACTTTACCTTTGCCGTCGTCAAAGGCATGGGCGTAGACTGGCGTGTGGCTTTGGGTGCCGTTTTCATCTCCGGCATTATTTTCATCCTGTTCAGCTTCTTTAAAGTGCGTGAAATGCTGGTCAACGCTCTGCCTATGGGCTTGAAAATGTCGATTGCCGCAGGTATCGGCCTCTTCTTGGCATTGATTGCACTCAAAGGCGCAGGCGTGATTGTGGCTAATCCTGCCACATTGGTCGGTTTGGGCGACATCCACCAACCTACCGCCCTGCTGGCGATGGCTGGCTTTGTCATGGTGGTTGCACTTGGCCACTTCCGCGTTAAAGGCTCCATCATCATTACCATTCTGACGCTGACCGCCATCTCCACCATCTTGGGCTTGAGCGAGTTCAAAGGCGTGGTCGGCGAAGTTCCGAGCATTACGCCAACCTTCATGCAGATGGACTTTAAAGGCTTGTTCACCGTCAGCATGGTCAGCGTGATTTTTGTATTCTTCCTGGTTGACCTGTTTGACTCTACCGGCACATTGGTCGGCGTTTCCCACCGCGCAGGCCTGTTGCAAGACGGCAAACTGCCGCGTTTGAAACGCGCCCTGCTTGCCGACTCTACCGCCATTATCGCAGGCGCCGCCTTGGGTACTTCTTCCACTACCCCTTACGTTGAAAGCGCGGCAGGCGTTTCTGCCGGCGGCCGTACCGGCCTGACTGCCGTTACCGTCGGCGTACTGATGCTGGCCTGTCTGATTTTCTCCCCACTGGTTCAAAGCATCCCTGCATTCGCTACCGCACCCGCCCTGCTCTATGTTGGCGCGCAAATGTTGCGCAGCGCGCGTGAAATCGATTGGGACGACATGACCGAAGCCGCACCGGCATTCCTGACCATCGTCTTCATGCCGTTTACCTACTCGATTGCCGACGGTATCGCGTTTGGCTTTATCAGCTACGCACTCATCAAACTCTTGTGCAACCGCACCCAAGACGTACCGCCTATGGTATGGATTGTCGCCGTATTGTGGGCACTGAAATTCTGGTTCTTGGGTTAA